One window from the genome of Candidatus Synechococcus calcipolaris G9 encodes:
- a CDS encoding YggS family pyridoxal phosphate-dependent enzyme, translating to MGISTVDPSHHLNLEDRIQALRQSLPPSVRIIAVSKFMPPEAMRRAYGAGIRDFGESRVQEAAHKQSQLADLPDITWHLIGHLQTNKARLALEIFDWIHSLDSLKLAQRLNGLVGDRSPSSDFPRPQVLLQVKLRPDGNKFGWQWPDLEADLPHLDQLGNLSIRGLMTILPQGLTVQDQQTTFTNLHDLALGLEKQPWQRLSFRELSMGMSGDYSLAIEAGATMIRVGTLIFGSRPLGVDSL from the coding sequence GTGGGTATATCAACGGTTGATCCCTCCCATCATCTCAATCTAGAGGATCGCATCCAGGCCCTCCGCCAAAGCTTACCTCCGTCCGTGCGGATCATTGCGGTGAGTAAGTTTATGCCTCCAGAGGCTATGCGCCGGGCCTATGGGGCGGGTATTCGTGATTTTGGTGAAAGTCGGGTTCAGGAGGCTGCCCACAAGCAATCCCAGTTGGCGGACTTGCCCGATATTACCTGGCATTTGATTGGCCATTTGCAAACCAATAAGGCCCGTTTAGCCCTAGAGATCTTTGACTGGATCCATTCCCTGGACAGCCTTAAACTAGCCCAGCGGTTAAATGGGTTGGTGGGCGATCGCTCCCCCAGCTCGGACTTTCCTCGACCCCAGGTTTTACTTCAGGTTAAGCTACGTCCCGATGGAAATAAATTTGGCTGGCAGTGGCCCGATCTAGAAGCAGACTTACCCCACCTGGATCAACTAGGGAATTTGTCCATTCGTGGTTTGATGACAATCCTACCCCAGGGCCTAACAGTGCAGGATCAACAAACAACATTTACAAATCTTCATGATTTAGCCCTAGGGCTAGAAAAACAACCTTGGCAACGCTTGAGCTTTCGGGAGTTATCCATGGGTATGTCAGGGGACTATTCCCTTGCAATCGAGGCAGGAGCAACGATGATTCGCGTGGGAACCTTAATTTTTGGTTCTCGTCCTCTGGGGGTAGATTCCCTCTGA
- the dapA gene encoding 4-hydroxy-tetrahydrodipicolinate synthase — protein sequence MTDFGRVITAMITPFNGEGAVDYDLAAKLALHLVDHGSDALVICGTTGESPTLTWDEEFQLFQVVHQAVAGRAKVIAGTGSNSTQEAIHATVKAAEMGLDGSLLVVPYYNKPPQEGLYQHFRAIAAAVPSFPLMLYNIPGRTGQNLSTEIVFRLAEYGNIVAIKEASGQLDQVSALRQGLPETFRIYSGDDSLTLSLLAVGGYGVVSVASHLVGDELQQMIRAFCQGDVAKATHLHLKLFDLFKVLFVTTNPIPVKAALNLQGWPVGTPRLPLTAATPEICHQLAAAMKPLGLL from the coding sequence GTGACTGATTTTGGTAGAGTCATTACCGCCATGATTACCCCCTTTAATGGGGAGGGGGCTGTGGACTATGACCTGGCCGCAAAACTGGCCCTCCATCTGGTGGATCATGGCTCAGATGCTTTGGTGATCTGCGGTACAACTGGGGAATCTCCAACTCTGACATGGGATGAAGAGTTTCAACTGTTTCAAGTGGTGCATCAGGCCGTTGCCGGTCGTGCTAAGGTAATAGCAGGAACTGGCTCTAACTCAACCCAAGAAGCCATTCACGCCACGGTAAAAGCTGCCGAGATGGGCCTTGATGGCTCACTTTTGGTGGTTCCGTACTATAATAAGCCCCCCCAAGAGGGCCTATACCAGCATTTTCGGGCGATCGCCGCCGCCGTGCCATCCTTCCCCCTAATGCTCTACAACATACCGGGTCGTACCGGCCAAAACCTGTCAACCGAAATCGTGTTCCGCCTAGCCGAGTATGGAAATATCGTTGCCATTAAAGAAGCCAGTGGTCAACTAGATCAGGTCAGTGCCTTACGCCAAGGGCTACCCGAAACCTTTCGGATTTATTCTGGTGATGATTCCCTCACCTTGTCTTTGTTAGCGGTTGGTGGCTATGGTGTAGTCAGTGTGGCCAGTCATTTAGTCGGAGATGAGCTACAGCAAATGATTCGGGCATTTTGTCAGGGAGATGTCGCCAAAGCGACCCACCTCCACCTCAAGCTCTTTGATCTGTTTAAGGTTCTGTTTGTGACCACCAATCCCATTCCTGTGAAAGCGGCCCTAAACCTACAAGGTTGGCCCGTTGGTACTCCCCGACTTCCCCTAACAGCGGCAACTCCAGAGATTTGCCATCAGCTTGCCGCCGCCATGAAGCCCCTAGGTCTTCTCTAG
- the proC gene encoding pyrroline-5-carboxylate reductase, which translates to MRLGIIGCGVMAEAILSRLLTQGRFHPENVSVTVRSEARGQYLHQTYGIRIAPNNAAVAIAETVLLAVKPQVYPDIWAELQGTTAQDSPGRLLSIMTGITLESLQSLFPRRAVFRIMPNTPAQVGAGMIAIATGLGASAGDLQDVQEFFQAVGDVVEVDEAQMDGVTALSGSGPAFVALFLEALADGGVAAGLPRNLARQLAYGTVTGTIALLQEKNLHPGQLKDQVASPAGTTIAGLRVLESGGVRGTIMAAVMAAKDRARELG; encoded by the coding sequence GTGCGCCTAGGAATTATTGGCTGTGGGGTCATGGCTGAGGCTATTCTCAGTCGCTTATTGACCCAGGGACGATTCCATCCTGAAAATGTTTCGGTGACGGTACGCTCTGAAGCTCGTGGCCAATACCTCCACCAAACCTATGGCATCAGGATTGCCCCAAATAATGCGGCGGTGGCGATCGCTGAAACGGTTTTATTAGCTGTAAAGCCCCAGGTTTACCCGGATATTTGGGCAGAGTTGCAAGGAACAACGGCCCAGGATTCGCCGGGTCGTCTCCTGTCGATTATGACGGGTATTACCCTAGAGTCCTTGCAGTCTCTATTTCCCCGCCGTGCGGTTTTTCGGATCATGCCCAATACCCCTGCCCAGGTGGGTGCGGGGATGATTGCCATTGCAACCGGCCTAGGGGCCTCTGCGGGCGATCTCCAGGATGTGCAGGAATTTTTCCAGGCGGTGGGCGATGTCGTTGAAGTGGATGAAGCCCAGATGGATGGAGTGACGGCTTTGTCGGGTTCGGGGCCAGCCTTTGTTGCCCTGTTCCTAGAGGCCCTCGCCGATGGGGGGGTAGCCGCAGGTTTACCTCGGAATTTAGCTCGCCAATTAGCCTATGGAACCGTCACCGGAACCATTGCTCTGTTACAGGAAAAGAATTTACATCCGGGGCAACTGAAGGATCAGGTAGCCAGTCCCGCCGGAACCACCATTGCAGGGTTGAGGGTGTTAGAGTCTGGAGGGGTACGGGGTACAATAATGGCGGCAGTAATGGCAGCCAAGGATCGGGCCCGTGAGCTAGGCTAA
- a CDS encoding ribonuclease J: MSQNTSTSALKIIPLGGLHEIGKNTCVFEYGDEIILLDAGLAFPTDGMHGVNIVLPDMTYLRQNRDKIKGMIVTHGHEDHIGGIAFHLKQFDIPVIYGPRLAMALLRGKLDEAGVSDRTELRSVRPRDMVRLGKNFLVEYIRNTHSIADSCSVAIHTPLGVVIHTGDFKVDHTPVDGEYFDFQKLAEHGEKGVLCLISDSTNSEVPGSTPSERSVFPNLDRAFSQAEGRIIFTTFASSVHRLNMALELAQKHNRVVSVVGRSMLNVIAHARELGYIKCPDKLFEPLHVVHKYPDNQVMYLTTGSQGEPLAALTRISKGEHNKIKIRPTDTVILSAHPIPGNTIAVVNTIDRLMMQGATVIYGRDKGIHVSGHGCQEDQKLMLALTRPKFFLPVHGEHRMLVRHSQTAQSMGIPAENMVIINNGDVVELTQESIRVTDKVPAGIELMDRGGLVKAHVLQERQQLAEDGMMIIAVAIGSDGTLQSSPDVHLRGVVTPTEPKAWQAWIHSTIASALSDRWGDYARNGNVDWDGFKVHLERELARLLRRELQGNTTLLLMLQPVEVAAPPVASNSLRRRRSTASLVS, translated from the coding sequence ATGAGTCAAAATACATCCACTTCAGCCCTGAAAATTATTCCCTTGGGCGGACTCCACGAAATTGGTAAAAACACCTGTGTCTTTGAGTACGGTGATGAAATTATTCTCCTAGATGCCGGCCTCGCCTTCCCGACGGATGGAATGCATGGGGTGAATATTGTCCTACCGGATATGACCTACCTGCGGCAAAACCGCGACAAAATTAAGGGGATGATTGTCACCCACGGCCATGAGGATCACATTGGTGGCATTGCCTTTCACCTCAAACAGTTTGATATTCCGGTTATTTATGGGCCTCGCCTAGCGATGGCTCTTTTGCGGGGCAAATTGGATGAAGCGGGGGTGAGCGATCGCACCGAATTACGCAGTGTCCGCCCCCGCGATATGGTACGGCTGGGTAAAAATTTCCTAGTTGAATATATTCGCAATACCCACTCCATTGCCGATAGTTGCTCCGTCGCCATCCATACACCCTTGGGAGTGGTGATCCACACCGGCGACTTTAAGGTGGATCATACCCCCGTGGATGGGGAATACTTTGATTTTCAAAAACTCGCTGAGCATGGCGAGAAAGGTGTGCTGTGTTTAATTAGCGACTCCACCAATTCAGAAGTGCCTGGGTCTACGCCGTCAGAGCGATCGGTGTTCCCCAATCTGGATCGGGCCTTTAGCCAGGCCGAAGGCCGGATTATTTTTACCACCTTTGCCTCCTCGGTGCATCGCCTGAATATGGCCCTAGAACTGGCCCAAAAACATAACCGGGTGGTGTCGGTGGTGGGCCGCTCCATGCTCAATGTCATTGCCCATGCCCGGGAACTGGGATATATCAAATGTCCCGATAAATTGTTTGAGCCGCTCCATGTGGTGCATAAGTATCCCGATAACCAGGTGATGTACTTAACCACTGGCTCCCAGGGGGAACCCCTAGCGGCCCTGACCCGTATTTCCAAGGGAGAGCATAACAAAATTAAAATTCGGCCCACGGATACAGTCATTCTTTCTGCCCATCCCATTCCCGGAAATACCATTGCCGTCGTGAATACCATCGATCGCCTGATGATGCAGGGAGCAACGGTCATCTACGGCCGGGATAAGGGGATCCACGTATCGGGCCACGGCTGCCAAGAAGATCAAAAACTGATGCTGGCCCTGACTCGCCCCAAATTCTTCCTGCCCGTCCATGGGGAACACCGGATGCTGGTGCGCCATTCCCAAACGGCCCAGAGTATGGGGATCCCCGCTGAAAATATGGTGATTATTAACAATGGGGATGTGGTGGAGTTAACCCAAGAGTCCATCCGGGTGACCGATAAGGTTCCTGCGGGGATTGAACTGATGGATCGGGGGGGACTGGTCAAGGCCCATGTTCTCCAAGAGCGTCAACAGTTGGCGGAAGACGGCATGATGATCATTGCGGTGGCGATCGGCAGTGACGGTACCTTGCAATCTTCGCCGGATGTCCATTTACGGGGAGTGGTTACCCCCACGGAACCCAAAGCTTGGCAAGCCTGGATTCATTCAACCATTGCCTCTGCCCTCAGCGATCGCTGGGGTGATTATGCCCGTAATGGCAATGTGGACTGGGATGGCTTCAAAGTCCATCTAGAGCGAGAATTGGCCCGACTCCTGCGGCGGGAACTCCAAGGGAATACGACCCTATTGCTGATGCTCCAACCCGTTGAGGTTGCCGCGCCCCCAGTGGCCAGCAATTCTCTGCGGCGACGACGGAGTACGGCATCCCTAGTGTCCTAG
- a CDS encoding cell division protein SepF, which yields MMGFTPEQSESDYEYYSHQEGDTSSYSSFNTSTIEQDGNTGPQTGAYTHGETSSSAYTGPSGSTSFAPESAPSGNVIGMPNAGRWWGAVAEVIVMQPRSFDEMPNVIQSLKERKSVVLNLTLMDAEQAQRSVDFVAGATFTIDGHQERIGESIFLFTPNCVQVSTQVGGAHEIPHPPIAAVPSPAPTWGMDPAQRLAQ from the coding sequence ATGATGGGGTTCACCCCAGAGCAAAGTGAGAGTGACTATGAATACTATTCCCACCAAGAGGGGGACACCTCTAGTTACTCTTCCTTCAATACTTCAACCATAGAGCAGGATGGGAATACGGGCCCCCAGACCGGAGCCTATACCCACGGGGAAACAAGTTCCTCCGCCTATACGGGGCCCTCTGGGTCTACGTCCTTTGCCCCTGAATCTGCCCCGAGTGGGAATGTCATTGGTATGCCCAATGCCGGTCGCTGGTGGGGAGCCGTTGCCGAAGTCATCGTCATGCAACCCCGTAGCTTTGATGAAATGCCCAATGTGATTCAGTCGCTGAAGGAGCGGAAGTCCGTTGTTCTGAATCTAACCCTCATGGATGCGGAGCAGGCCCAGCGATCGGTGGATTTTGTGGCGGGAGCAACCTTCACCATTGATGGTCATCAAGAGCGCATTGGCGAGAGTATCTTTCTTTTTACTCCCAACTGTGTGCAAGTGAGTACCCAAGTGGGTGGAGCCCATGAAATTCCCCATCCTCCCATCGCCGCTGTCCCCTCTCCTGCTCCGACTTGGGGAATGGACCCGGCTCAACGCCTGGCCCAGTAA
- a CDS encoding glycosyltransferase family 4 protein, whose amino-acid sequence MALLGARLDYAVPRILYHQGQLARLFTDFCGNKGLLKAAHGIPYLKHHPALARLRSRIVPDIPGDRIEHFPKFGLEYAQRLRRVTTISEKMQTYLWSSQTFCELILKRGISSPGLYVYNSAGLELLEWSRGQAGHITVLEQTIAPKYLHMELFDEEWQRHPDWEPRELNCAASVAYAEREAAEWQLADRILCGSEFVRQGMIDSGVPGDRIKVVPYGIDPRFRLPPREAHDGPLRVLTIGTVGLRKGSPYVLAAAKALKGLATFRLIGPIQASSSAQQALDHALELVGPVPRQNILEHYAWADVFLLPSICEGSAAVTYEALACSLPVITTPNTGSIVEDGMSGYILPIRDVDGLVERIEFLARHPEERQRLALNAQRQSELGTWQSYQQRLLAALTGISGAS is encoded by the coding sequence GTGGCACTCTTGGGTGCTCGCTTGGACTATGCCGTACCTCGTATTCTCTATCACCAGGGGCAATTAGCGCGACTATTCACGGATTTTTGTGGCAATAAGGGACTCTTGAAGGCAGCCCATGGGATCCCCTATCTGAAACACCATCCTGCCCTCGCCCGGTTACGGAGTCGCATAGTCCCAGATATTCCCGGCGATCGCATCGAGCATTTTCCCAAATTTGGCCTAGAGTACGCCCAACGGCTGCGTCGCGTCACAACTATCTCCGAGAAGATGCAGACCTACCTCTGGAGTAGTCAAACTTTTTGTGAACTCATTCTCAAGCGAGGAATCTCCAGCCCAGGCTTATACGTCTATAATTCGGCGGGACTGGAACTGTTAGAGTGGTCGCGCGGGCAAGCGGGTCATATCACGGTTCTCGAACAAACAATTGCCCCCAAATACCTGCACATGGAACTCTTTGATGAAGAGTGGCAACGACACCCTGATTGGGAGCCACGGGAATTAAATTGTGCCGCTAGTGTGGCCTATGCAGAGCGGGAAGCCGCTGAATGGCAGTTAGCCGATCGCATTCTCTGTGGCTCTGAATTTGTGCGCCAGGGGATGATAGACTCCGGTGTGCCGGGCGATCGCATTAAGGTGGTTCCCTACGGCATTGATCCACGTTTCCGCTTACCGCCGCGAGAGGCCCATGATGGCCCCCTGCGGGTTCTCACCATTGGCACCGTGGGACTTCGTAAAGGGAGTCCCTACGTATTGGCTGCCGCCAAGGCCCTAAAAGGTCTAGCCACCTTTCGTCTGATTGGGCCAATCCAGGCCTCTAGCTCCGCCCAACAAGCCCTAGACCATGCCCTCGAGTTAGTGGGGCCTGTCCCCCGCCAGAATATTTTGGAGCACTATGCCTGGGCTGATGTCTTTTTACTGCCTTCCATTTGTGAAGGCTCGGCGGCGGTCACCTATGAAGCCCTGGCCTGTAGCTTACCCGTCATTACCACCCCTAACACCGGTTCCATCGTTGAAGATGGCATGAGTGGATATATTCTGCCGATTCGGGATGTGGATGGATTAGTGGAGCGAATTGAGTTTTTGGCCCGCCATCCAGAGGAGCGGCAAAGGTTAGCCCTGAATGCCCAACGACAGTCAGAACTGGGGACATGGCAGAGCTATCAACAGCGATTACTAGCGGCCCTAACGGGAATTTCCGGGGCAAGTTGA